The stretch of DNA TACAACACTATTTAACACGGTACAAACAAGCCGCAACACTGGAGGAGAAAGAAGCTGTAGTAGCTGACTATCAGTTGTACTTGCAGACGCTTACCCCAGAGGAACGCGACAAAGCCAGGGAAGTAATGGGTGTTCTGTGGCCCAGTATCAAACAACGAATTGACGAATTGACACCTATGATGGACTCTCTAACCAAGATGCTCGACCGGCTTACGACGCCGACTATAAAAGCATAGTAGCGATCAAATTAGGCATTTCCCCCGCCAACCCGTTTTTTTGCAGCCGAAAGCGGACCGTGTGTCCGTAGCCGGGGTATGCAACTCAAAGACCTTCTCTATAAAATTCCGCTGCTGGCAACGTCGGGCCGGATGGATGCCGACATTACGCACCTCACAATGGATTCGCGCCGGGTGGGGCCGGGCAGTTTGTTCGTAGCCGTGCGCGGCACCGTCACCGACGGCCACAACTTCATCGACACGGCCATTCAACAGGGCGCGTCGGCCATTTTGTGCGAAGATTTGCCCGCGAACGTGGCCGATAATGTCGCCTATGTTCGCGTACAGGATTCGGCCCGAACGCTCGGTTTCATAGCGGCTGCCTTCTACGACAATCCGTCGAAAAAGCTGAAGGTGGTAGGCGTAACGGGCACCAACGGCAAAACGTCGGTCGCAACGTTGCTGTTCCGGCTGTTTCGGGGGTTGGGCTATCGGTGCGGGCTGCTCTCGACGGTGCAGAATCAGATTGACGATGAGGTGATTCCGGCCACGCACACCACACCCGACGTTGTTACGACCAACCAACTGCTGACGCAGATGCTGGAACGCGGCTGTTCGCATGTGTTTATGGAAGTCAGTTCGCACGCGGTGGTGCAGGAGCGCATTGCCGGGCTGCACTTCGCCGGGGGCATTTTCACCAACATCACCCACGACCATCTCGACTTCCACAAAACGTTCGATAACTACATCAAAGCCAAGAAAGGCTTTTTCGACCAGTTGCCCGCGTCGGCGTTTGCCCTCACCAACGTTGACGACAAACGCGGGCTGGTGATGTTGCAGAACACAGCCGCCCGCCGGGAAACCTACTCCCTGCAAACACTGGCAACGTTTAAAGGCAAACTTCTGGCCGACAGCCTGTTTGGCCTGAACATGACCATCGATGAGCGCGAAGTATGGTTTAAGTTGATTGGCCGCTTCAATGCCTACAACCTGCTGGCCGTATATGGCGCGGCTGTGCTGCTGGGCGAAGACCCCACCGAAGTATTAACCCAACTGTCGGGCGTAACGCCCCCGTCGGGCCGGTTCGAGCAGGTGGTATCAGCCGATAAAATTGTGGGCATTGTCGATTATGCCCATACGCCCGACGCCCTGCAAAACGTGCTGGAAACCATTAGCGAACTACGGCAGGCCAACGAACAGATCATCACGATTGTGGGGTGTGGCGGCAACCGCGATGCCGCCAAACGCCCCCTTATGGCCGACATTGCCTGCCGCTTCAGCGACCGCGTAATTCTCACCTCCGATAACCCCCGAAACGAAGACCCGATGGCAATTCTGGAGCAGATGCAGGCTGGCGTGTCGCCCGTCGATTTTAAGAAAACGCAGACCATCGAAGACCGGCGCGAAGCTATCGAACGGGCCGTGTTGCTTGCCCAACCGCACGACATTATCTTAGTGGCGGGCAAGGGCCATGAGACCTATCAGGAAATTCGGGGCGTTAAATATGATTTTGATGACCGCGCCGTACTGCGGGAAGCGTTTCAACGCCGATAATCTATAACTTTGAGTGGTTGACTCGTTGAGTGATTGAATGATAGAGTGATTGAATGTGTCCTGCTATGCCATTCAGCAATTCAATCATTCAATCACTCAATCACTCAACCATTCAATCAGTCAACTATGCTCTATTACCTCTTCCAATTCCTTGACGAACAGTACGATTTCCCCGGCGCGGGGGTGTTTCAGTATATTTCGTTTCGTGCGCTTGGCGCGGTTGTAACGTCGCTGCTGATTGCAGCCATTTTCGGTCGGCGTATCATCGACAAACTCCGGCAACTGCAAATCGGCGAGTCGATTCGCGACCTCGGTTTGGAGGGGCAGATGCAAAAACGCGGTACGCCCACCATGGGCGGATTTATTATTCTGGCGTCGCTGCTGATTCCGGCCCTGCTGTTTGCCAAACTCACCAATGTTTACGTGGTGCTGGCCCTCGTATCAACCGTCTGGACCGGCCTGATTGGTTTCTTAGACGACTACATCAAGGTATTTCGCAAGAACAAAGAAGGGCTGGAAGGCAAATTTAAAGTGGTGGGGCAGGTTGGGCTGGGCCTGATTGTGGGACTGACACTGTATTTCAACGAATACGTAAAGATTCGGCGATACGCCCCGCGTCTGCTTAGCACCTCGAACGTGCCCGACGTGTATACCGACATCAAATCGACGCTGACGACGGTGCCGTTTATGAAAAACAACGAGTTCGATTATAGTTCGTTGCTCTTCGGTCTGCTGCCCGATAACTACACCTGGATTGTGTATGTGCTGGTCTGTATTTTCATCATCACCGCCGTATCCAATGGGGCCAATATTACCGATGGCATCGACGGGCTGGCGGCTGGCACATCGGTCATTATTGGCCTGACGATTGGCGTATTGGCCTATCTGTCGGGCAACAAAGTGTTCTCGCAGTATCTCAACATCATGTATATTCCCAACTCAGGCGAACTGGTAATTTTCTGCGCGGCCTTTGTGGGGGCCTGCGTCGGATTTCTGTGGTACAATTCGTATCCGGCGCAGGTGTTTATGGGGGATACCGGTAGCCTGATGTTGGGTGGAGTAATCGCCGTGTTATTTCTGGCGATTCGTAAGGAACTGCTAATTCCAATTGTGTGCGGCATCTTTTTGGCAGAACTGGTGTCGGTTATCATGCAGGTCAGCTACTTCAAATACACGAAGCGAAAATATGGCGAAGGTCGGCGTATTTTTCTGATGTCGCCATTACACCACCACTTCCAGAAAAAAGGCTATCACGAAGCCAAAATCGTGACCCGTTTCTGGATCATCGGCATTATTCTGGCCGTGCTTGCCTTAGCAACGCTGAAACTCCGGTAAAGCTACAAAGTCTGCTTTCGCATCGGCTTCAACAGCACCGTTTGCCGCCCGCCGAGCCAATCGGGGTCGATGCCGACGGTGCCGAAAAGACGGTCCCAACTGCGTTCGTAGCAATGGGCTGCATCGGGAAATGTTTCTGAAACAGCCAATGCCCGCTCGTAAAACGTTTGGGGTTGCTGCTGCACTACATCGCGGTGAACAGCGAACTGTGCGCCCAGCACAAAGGTGTATTGCGACGGTCCATCGGTATCGAACAACGCCCGGTGAAAGCCACGCATATCCAGCCCGCGTCCGTCTTCGTTTTTGCTCCACGGCCTGAACAATCGGTCGCCCCGGTCGTCGTCGGTGTCGATGAGGTGGCCGAGCCAGCGGAAGCCGGTTGGGCTGATGGCGTCGGGTTTTTCGGCAAACGCACGCAGGTTGTGCTTGAAATCGTAGGCATGGTCGAAGGGTTTGCCCTGACAGAAGATCGTCCATTCGGCCAGCGTGTCGTAGCGGCTTACAAGGTGGTGCAGATACGTATGCGCTTCGCGGCCTACGTTGGGCAATGGCACGGCATCTGACCCGGCAGAGCAGTCGGTGCTCTTATCGTAAACGGTAACAGTGAGATTGGCCGGGCGTTTGCGGAGCCAGGCCAGGTCTTCGAGAAAGCGGGCAACAACCAGTTCAGGCATTGTTGTTAAACGCAGAGGAGCGGAGGTAGCGCAAAGGTCGCAGAGTTATCGATTCCTTTGCGTTCTTTGCGAAAATCTCTGCGTCCTCTGCGTTTAAACGAACTGCCATGAATCGAACGTGTTTAT from Spirosoma montaniterrae encodes:
- a CDS encoding DUF3431 domain-containing protein yields the protein MPELVVARFLEDLAWLRKRPANLTVTVYDKSTDCSAGSDAVPLPNVGREAHTYLHHLVSRYDTLAEWTIFCQGKPFDHAYDFKHNLRAFAEKPDAISPTGFRWLGHLIDTDDDRGDRLFRPWSKNEDGRGLDMRGFHRALFDTDGPSQYTFVLGAQFAVHRDVVQQQPQTFYERALAVSETFPDAAHCYERSWDRLFGTVGIDPDWLGGRQTVLLKPMRKQTL
- a CDS encoding UDP-N-acetylmuramoyl-L-alanyl-D-glutamate--2,6-diaminopimelate ligase, translated to MQLKDLLYKIPLLATSGRMDADITHLTMDSRRVGPGSLFVAVRGTVTDGHNFIDTAIQQGASAILCEDLPANVADNVAYVRVQDSARTLGFIAAAFYDNPSKKLKVVGVTGTNGKTSVATLLFRLFRGLGYRCGLLSTVQNQIDDEVIPATHTTPDVVTTNQLLTQMLERGCSHVFMEVSSHAVVQERIAGLHFAGGIFTNITHDHLDFHKTFDNYIKAKKGFFDQLPASAFALTNVDDKRGLVMLQNTAARRETYSLQTLATFKGKLLADSLFGLNMTIDEREVWFKLIGRFNAYNLLAVYGAAVLLGEDPTEVLTQLSGVTPPSGRFEQVVSADKIVGIVDYAHTPDALQNVLETISELRQANEQIITIVGCGGNRDAAKRPLMADIACRFSDRVILTSDNPRNEDPMAILEQMQAGVSPVDFKKTQTIEDRREAIERAVLLAQPHDIILVAGKGHETYQEIRGVKYDFDDRAVLREAFQRR
- the mraY gene encoding phospho-N-acetylmuramoyl-pentapeptide-transferase, with translation MLYYLFQFLDEQYDFPGAGVFQYISFRALGAVVTSLLIAAIFGRRIIDKLRQLQIGESIRDLGLEGQMQKRGTPTMGGFIILASLLIPALLFAKLTNVYVVLALVSTVWTGLIGFLDDYIKVFRKNKEGLEGKFKVVGQVGLGLIVGLTLYFNEYVKIRRYAPRLLSTSNVPDVYTDIKSTLTTVPFMKNNEFDYSSLLFGLLPDNYTWIVYVLVCIFIITAVSNGANITDGIDGLAAGTSVIIGLTIGVLAYLSGNKVFSQYLNIMYIPNSGELVIFCAAFVGACVGFLWYNSYPAQVFMGDTGSLMLGGVIAVLFLAIRKELLIPIVCGIFLAELVSVIMQVSYFKYTKRKYGEGRRIFLMSPLHHHFQKKGYHEAKIVTRFWIIGIILAVLALATLKLR